The sequence TTATTTTCTGTCATAATGAGCAAGAGATCGGGTTGGATCCACGTTGAACAACCTGGTCTTTTAACATGTACACCTGTGGGCACAACAAAATAAACCGGGAGAAAAGAAGCTCGAGTTGTAGTAGAAGAATATCATTTCATCTTTCCCACACAAGGTGTTCAGATGTCACATAAAAAGTCTgtacaagaaagaaaaatataatatggAAACAACTGATCTCTTCCATTTCTATTGGTAAGCTCTTGTAGAATTTCCAATGGCACAAAAAAAGGATTCTGGTAGAGATAAACCATACAATGGAAGACATATGCCATGAAGCCATTGGAACATGAAGCAAAAAGAGGGTATGAACGATGGAATACAAATATttgtataatatatatttattatttagtGAATAAATACAATTCAAATTTTATCTCAGCATACCTCATCATTCATTAAAACGATCTTTTGCCAtttgacagagagagagagaggagtatTCTTTGAAGTATTGATGAGCCTAGGTGGTTTGCTGGAGCAAGTATACAGCCAAATATTGTGAGGGAAGGCGACGGATcgtaagagggagagagagtggagGGGTCTAGTCTTtgagagggaggggggaaggtaaTGGTTCGGTGGGAGATAGTTTTGTGgtgttaggggtattttgggtatcTAAAAAATTGGACGAATATGGACGTGCAGCAATATGTTAGTAAGTGAAGATAAAAATCaataagaggagagagagagagagagagaggaatgtttcaaaatatttaatGTATGCATGCATTTATGATGTTAAAACTATTGCATCGCTTATGATGTCAAGGGGAAGAAGTCTACTTCCTGGGAAACTGAAAATGCATGTGTGGCTATTTTTATTGGATGGCGGAGAGAGTATGTATGTAATATGTAACAAACTAAATGTATAAATGCTAatgacagagagagagattgagatgtaACCAACACGAGTATGCAATTGAACATAAAAAAAGAGTCATTCAAGAATTTTACACATAGGGCATTCAAGAAAATGCATGTGTGGCTATTTATTGGagtattccttttttttttttttttttcttgcaagggcatttttgtcactttaccccttgattttaacattgttagtcctagagatgtaaacggatcgaattcgaatcgGATTGGGTACTATCCGAATTCGAATTCGTTTACAATTCcactatccgaattcgatccgaatATCCGTCGAATAGAATAACACaatatcaaatttgaattcGACTTGTTAAACGGATTCCAGATATTATCCGgttcgattcgtttagcaatggATACCAAATATCCGAATGTTTCTATCCGATTACCGTCCGATTGTCTCCTTACTGTTTTCTATTTATTGTGGTTTATTTCTTCTTGGAAATGACTTCATCACACTCCGTTTTTCAAACCGATTTGAAATCCTGTATCACATAATACATAAAATGCAAGgaattacccaaaaataaaatacaaaaagaatcaataaaaaacCTTGTTGGCTGTTGCTCCCTCCCATTCATCCTAAAATATCCTTTAAAATTACATGCCAAGATTGAAGTAAATGAAATCACACAAGAATAAAAACCATGTTTGTTGTTGCTCCCTCCATTTCATCCTAAAATATCCTTTAAAATTACATGCCAAGATTGACGGTTGAAGTAAATGAAatcacacaaaaataaaaacattgttGGTTGTTGCTCCCTCCATTAATAAAACTAACACTAATAACTGAAACCTGACAGTCATGCTCATGCGTCAATAGTGGAACCTgatacaataaaaataataaaaataaattagtaTGAACACAAGAACTATATATGCTAAAGATTAGACTGGCTAAAATAATAAACTTTGTAACACTTACCAGATTTGAATGATGGCAACCAATCTTTCAAACAAATTAGTGCTTCAACAACCTCTGGGAGTAACTGTGAGCGATCCTCAGTGATTAATCTACATCCAATGCTAAAGGCAGATTCTGAGGCAACAGTAGATGCAGGAAGGCCAAGATATCATGAACCATTCTTGAAAGAATTGGATACTTGCGACCATAGTGTTTCCACCAATGCAAGATATCAAAGCAatactcatcttcttcatcttccacaAGAAATAAACCCTCATCTAGATACATATCCAATTCAGACTTTTGACCTTTCCTTATATTTTGTGTCCATATCTTGAACTCTCCACTAATATttgttttatctctcttagGAATTTCATGCAAAGAGTTCTTCTCATTGCCACCAACACGATCAGAGGCATCTCCAGATACAGTTGGACAAGAATCATCATATGTACTAGCATACTCAGAATAAATATCACCCACATCAAATTGGATTTTTGTAAAATAATAATTAGCATTGTccccataaatcttattcatAACAAAGACAATAAGTTCCATCTTGTAGCGAGGATAAAAAATAACCCCAAGTGCCATAAATAAACTAATGTTCTTCCAATACTTGTCAAATTTTAATCTCATTTTAAAAGCCATAGAACTAATACAAGTATCTATGCTTTTTTCCCATTCAAGCAGATTTTGATGAATCTCACTGacatccttaaaaaaaaagtttgcaGTGGGATACTTGGTACCTGAAATGTGTTTTGTGGCATCATAAAAAACTTCTAAGCATTGCTCAATTTTTGAACATTTCTCCCATTCCTCTTCTGTTGGTAATGTCTTGAAATTATTATCTAATTCTGCTAAACGTTCAAATGCTGCTCTCACCTCCAAAGCATTGTGAAGCATTTCAAAAGTGGAATTCCACCTGGTTGGAACATCCAAAGAGACACCTTTTTTGTTGAACAACTTGCATTGAGCCAATGCATTTCCCCATTTTTCAGATCTAGATGGTGATGCATTTATCCACTTAACCATGTCTCGAATCTTTGCTAATGCATCTCTAAATTCCACCAACCCATCATGAACAATAAGATTTAAAATATGTGAGGTACAACGGACATGAAATATCTCACCATTATGCAATAGAGCTCCTTTACGACCAATCCATTCCCTTAGATGACTGATCATAACATCATTGGTGGATGCATTATCTACTGCAATGGATCAAACTTTCTTGTCAAGATTCCAACTTAATAGTTGAGCCTTGATGTGCTCATTAATAGCCTCCCCAGTATGGGGGGGTTGGAAGCATCTTATAAgaaagaattttctttttcaaatcccACTCATCATTAATATAATGGCATGTAAGTACACAATACCCAATGTTCTGATGTTCAGATGTCCACAAATCTGTAGTCAAACTAACACGAGAAGACAACTTATCCAAACTTGCATATAacttttccttctcctcttgAAATTCACTTATTACATCTTTCCTTACTGTAGTTCTTGAATAAAACTTAGCCATGGGATTTAAACTATTAGCATATAACTGAAAATATTCATGCTCAGCCATGTTGAATGGATAAGCATGTTTGGCAATCATCCTAGCAAAATACTTCCGGGTAAGTTCAGGATCAAACTTATAGTTTGTGACTCAGCAACACTCTTTGAAAGTGATAAAAGTTGCTGCCCAACATCTTTATGGGTCTTCCTACTACATGTTTTTCTATGACTGTGTAAATGAGTAGTACCCATAGAACTTGAGCCATTAAAAATTCTTTTGCAATGTTTACATGTGGCTGTCACCCTATCCCCATGAACTGTCCTTTCAAAATCACTCCAAACTTCAGACGTAATTTTACGACGCTTACGTTTTGAAAGTTCTACATCTACACAACTATCTTTCTTCCCCTTCCCACTCTCTTTCTgcttctccatctcattcttATCCTTCTCCATAACATTAGATGGGTTAGTATCCACATTAACAGTAGTGGCAGAATCAATTGTGACAGGAGTAGAAGCTGATGCAGTAGCACTTAAATGAAGATTTTGATCCATCTCTACAAATCAGCCCCTATTAAATATTGACTATAAAATATCAACAAACCATAGGTCCATAACCAAACATTGAGTTTGGCaacaaaaacaatataaatcaagtaaaaaaactaagaaataaaGGTCAAAAGTCATGGCATAAAGAAAAGACAGACCAAGTATGTAAGACCCTTCAAAATAGCAATGAAGCCTCAACTTGAGCATTTTCAAGAATAGAAcgaaaaagaaaccaaaaaactaGGTGAACCGGAGAATAACAATGAAAGAAGTTAAGCTATTAAATACTgacacaaaaaacaaatcaCTAATATAGCAAAGAGCAGTTCACAAATGAAAATGCTAATTATCGACAAAGCACTTCCAGTAGGCATCACTTAGCTACATATTAAGACCAAATATCAGAACCTCAATGAAGATATAGTAAAATGAATCAGCAAACTAATACACTGGTAGTAATGCATTATTTAGAAAAATTCATGCATCTTTGAACCTTTATTGATTGAGTTTATGGTGCAAGGTGGTACCCACTGGACTTAGTGGGGACTAGTTCTCAGAGAGGTTTTAAAATTTGTATAATCATATGTTGAACCTGGGAGAACTACCAGGTACTGTTTTGACCTTCATCCCGAAAATAATGTGCTCCGAAAACATCTATGGAAGGCTGTTTGTTGAGCTATTTCATGATTTGGGAAGAgtccatttttttaaagttctCATTATTGCAAAGGGGAATTCCAATAGACTATCAATCTTCAAATCCAGGTGGTCACAGATTTGATTCCGCCTCAATATTGGGTTCAAGTTAATCAGATGTACCTAATAAAACAGAAAGGCCTGATCTAAAACCCAACCAAACCTGTAGTATATGAATATGGAACAACCCAACAAATATAAAGCAATAGGTGATACTGTAGATAAGACTAATAACAAATCCAACATACAACAACCAGATTCAtacagtgaaaagaaaaaaaaacagaatctgaAAGATAAAAACTCACGTAAATCTATTGCCGACAAGCTTGAGATCGACAACCTGAACAATGAGTTCTGGGACTTCAGAGGACGATCCAAGAGATGGATTCCCTAGAAATTAGAATGGTAGAAATGGCATCAGGGGTAGTgctataaagaagaaaatgatgcatatgaaacaatagagagagagagagagagacttacctTTGACAGTTGCTACTGTTGATTGCGCATGCAGAACGACGTCTCTTGTAACAACGAAGATGTGCGCTGGAAGGCACGATATGTATatgaaaccagagagagagggattgtaGATTTGTAGTCACAGCTGAATGGAAGGCAAAGAGAACGTTGAGCTTTAGGGTTATACTTGAGAGTCTTGAGAAGTT is a genomic window of Telopea speciosissima isolate NSW1024214 ecotype Mountain lineage unplaced genomic scaffold, Tspe_v1 Tspe_v1.0970, whole genome shotgun sequence containing:
- the LOC122648401 gene encoding zinc finger BED domain-containing protein RICESLEEPER 2-like, yielding MDQNLHLSATASASTPVTIDSATTVNVDTNPSNVMEKDKNEMEKQKESGKGKKDSCVDVELSKRKRRKITSEVWSDFERTVHGDRVTATLDNASTNDVMISHLREWIGRKGALLHNGEIFHVRCTSHILNLIVHDGLVEFRDALAKIRDMVKWINASPSRSEKWGNALAQCKLFNKKGVSLDVPTRWNSTFEMLHNALEVRAAFERLAELDNNFKTLPTEEEWEKCSKIEQCLEVFYDATKHISGTKYPTANFFFKDVSEIHQNLLEWEKSIDTCISSMAFKMRLKFDKYWKNISLFMALGVIFYPRYKMELIVFVMNKIYGDNANYYFTKIQFDVGDIYSEYASTYDDSCPTVSGDASDRVGGNEKNSLHEIPKRDKTNISGEFKIWTQNIRKGQK